A stretch of the Phycisphaerales bacterium genome encodes the following:
- the trmB gene encoding tRNA (guanosine(46)-N7)-methyltransferase TrmB, which translates to MSFGLGRGRQLETGAWGLVQDDLPPHDQGSFDPHSLFPVTKSRLEIEIGAGKGTFLVQQSSLQPETNFLGIEWAGEFYRYAADRLRRRELQNVRVLHANATEFIRFWCPDSCTSVIHLYYSDPWPKKRHHKRRVLQSESLEQFHRILEPDGEIHLVTDHAELWAWYEELVGANQQMFSREEFRPPQSAQEGEFVGTNFERKYQAEKRSVSAMTLRRLG; encoded by the coding sequence ATGTCATTTGGACTTGGGCGAGGGCGACAATTAGAGACTGGTGCATGGGGACTGGTGCAAGACGATCTGCCACCCCATGATCAAGGATCGTTTGATCCTCATTCATTATTTCCAGTCACAAAGTCTCGCCTCGAAATTGAAATTGGGGCCGGCAAGGGCACATTTCTTGTTCAACAGTCTTCTCTTCAGCCAGAGACGAACTTCCTGGGCATTGAATGGGCCGGAGAGTTCTATCGGTATGCAGCTGATCGACTTCGGCGTCGTGAACTACAAAACGTGCGTGTATTGCATGCGAATGCAACTGAGTTCATTCGATTTTGGTGTCCAGATTCCTGCACCTCAGTGATTCACTTGTACTACTCAGATCCCTGGCCGAAAAAGCGTCATCACAAGCGGCGTGTTTTGCAAAGTGAGTCACTTGAGCAGTTTCATCGGATCCTAGAGCCAGACGGAGAGATTCACCTTGTCACAGACCATGCCGAGCTTTGGGCGTGGTATGAGGAACTGGTGGGCGCCAACCAACAGATGTTTTCTCGTGAGGAATTCAGGCCACCACAATCAGCTCAAGAGGGTGAATTTGTTGGCACCAACTTCGAAAGAAAGTACCAGGCTGAAAAGAGATCAGTGAGTGCAATGACACTTCGCCGACTTGGATGA
- the rsfS gene encoding ribosome silencing factor produces MTPDPPARETPSLETFSIQVAQLLADRRCEDVRLLDVRGLSHVCDQILITTGTSDRQMRSVADELAKLGKELGYSCFNSNRDEASTWIIIDFVDLVVHLFEPRLREYYALEELWHDAPSIPWENAPRSAPGSVGAESEL; encoded by the coding sequence TTGACACCAGACCCACCAGCTCGTGAAACGCCCTCATTGGAGACGTTCTCTATACAAGTAGCTCAGCTTCTTGCAGACCGTCGCTGCGAGGACGTGCGCCTTCTGGACGTGCGTGGGCTGAGTCATGTTTGTGATCAGATACTGATAACCACAGGGACAAGTGATCGTCAGATGCGTTCCGTCGCAGACGAGCTCGCCAAGCTTGGCAAAGAGCTTGGTTATTCCTGCTTTAATTCTAATCGTGACGAAGCTTCGACCTGGATAATCATCGACTTTGTTGACTTGGTTGTGCATCTGTTTGAGCCTCGGCTACGTGAGTACTACGCACTCGAAGAGCTTTGGCATGATGCACCGAGCATTCCTTGGGAGAATGCCCCAAGATCTGCACCTGGTTCAGTAGGGGCTGAATCGGAGCTGTAG